TAATAAGATTATTAAAAAAATTAAAAAAGAAGAACCTGAAATTAAAAGTATCTTTTTTGTCGGATGTGGAGCATCAAAAGCTGAATTATATCCAGGTAAATATCTTATAGAAAGCAAAGCTAAAAACTTACATGTTAGACATTACAGCAGTAATGAATTTGTGCATGCTACCCCATTATTATTAGACAATAAAAGTATTGTTATTACATGTTCACACGGAGGAACAACCCCAGAAACAGTAAAAGCTGCAAAAATGGCAAAAGAAATGGGGGCACACGTTATATCAGTAACAAATGACTCAACTTCTAAGTTAGCTCAAAATGGAAATTATATTAGTACTTATGAATGGAAAGAAGAATCTTATCAAAAGTGTGAAAAGATGGGAACAGTTTTACAATTAGCTTTTGAAATTATTCATAAGTTTGAAAATTATAAAGATTATGACAAAGCAATAGATGCTTTTAATAAAATATATGGATTAATTAAAAAAGCAGTTGAATTATCAAGTTCTGATGCACAAGAATTTGC
The window above is part of the Sporohalobacter salinus genome. Proteins encoded here:
- a CDS encoding SIS domain-containing protein translates to MNGNKIIKKIKKEEPEIKSIFFVGCGASKAELYPGKYLIESKAKNLHVRHYSSNEFVHATPLLLDNKSIVITCSHGGTTPETVKAAKMAKEMGAHVISVTNDSTSKLAQNGNYISTYEWKEESYQKCEKMGTVLQLAFEIIHKFENYKDYDKAIDAFNKIYGLIKKAVELSSSDAQEFAEKYKDEEIFYVMSSGATTEVAYAYSICLLMEMQWINSAAIHTGEYFHGPLEITDENIPFILLMNEGRTRPLDKRALEFLNRFGEKLIILDSKDFGLGEVIDPAVVEFFNPMLLTGVLREYAERFAVARNHPLTKRRYMWKIEY